aaattattttaattaccgaaacacttaaaaatttcaCAGAGCTGATAATAAGCATATAATTATCGGTTAAAAGCATTGAGTTGCTTCGGTCTGTTCAGTGTGAAAATTCTCACAGAAAACTTCTCTTCCACGAAAACCTGCCGAGAAAATCATAAATAACAATGCCGCAGTATTTCggggagaaaaaaaaaaaaacaaagaaactgGCGTAAAACTTCGAATATAAATAGATAATTCAAGCTAAATAGACAAAAGAAAATAACTATATAAACAAGAATTATAAAAGGAAATCATCAATATTGATTCAAAGAAAATCAAGCGAGATAAGTTAAATTATATGGACTTGATCAGTTTCTCCGTTGGTCGAAGAGATTGAAGCCATGGAGTTCTTGGACCTCTTTGCTTTGATTTGCGTGGGCGATCAGCGGGAAGGCCAAAACAAGGTGAATTGTTTAAATTGCTACAAAAAGGAATATATATCAGCTACAGCCACGCCAATGTACAACTTAACTAGCCAAAAGTACAAAGGAATAATTGGCCCGATGTTTTTCATTCTCTTAAtagaatattcattaataaTCATAATCATCGATCATATAATGCGGCTGACACAGGCAAATCTCTAACACTCCACTCGACCGCAGGGTGAATCACCAATCTGAGTTATCCGAAACCTTGGGAAAATGGAATCTTTAATAGTTTTGGGCGAGAAAGAATGGTTGGCATGCTGTGGAAGCGTCAAATTTGCCAAAGAAATGGCGTCTGCTGGGCCCTTTTCCAGTTATCAAGAAGCGATCGGTGCTGCCAGTGATACATGGTTCAATAAAGTCTCTTTCTTTAGCACcctatttgtttttttatcatGTGATAGTGTTTGAAAGTGTAGTACTGTTGATTTTGATAGAATAaaagttttgtttttgtttgcaTCGATTAGGTGGATGTAAATGGATGGCTGGAAGCTTTTTCTGCACATCCTCAGATTGGTGAAAGCCCGTCGAAGGCCCACAAAAGTCCCACCAGCGCTCAGTTCAGTTTTCTCGTTCTTTCTTTATACCTTTCTGTTTCTGTAACGAGATACTACCATTTAGGGTTGAATCAGTTGCTGGACGATGTTCATTAGTACAGCAGGGGATTCTTGTTTGTGTGGTAGAGTTATAAAATTGCACTGGGACATGTGATTTAAGTCGTGTGTAAATCTTTAAGAAATTTAACTGCTTGGCGGTGAGCCCTCCTAGATTTATAAAATTGCACTGAGACATGTGATTTAAGTCGTGTGTAAatcttttaagaaatttaacTGCTCGGTGGTGAGCCTTCCCAAAAGTTAAATTGCGAACTATTGTTGTTTTGTCATTCAAACTGACAACCGTGCCATTCTTTATAGTGCTGATGGTTTGTTTTGTTGTCTTCGATGGTATTGTGCAACACGTAGTCATTTTATAGGCAGtggatttttatatgatgtTATTCATCGTTTTAATTTGTTTCAAGACGGTTTAACAATCAAAAGTTCCGGCACGATAACTAATTACTAATTACCGCCACAGGTGGAGCAAGGGAGAACAGTCAACTGCTTTAGCTACTGCCACTGACACCACGTTGCAGGTATATGCTAGTTGATAATTCAGCTTGTCATTTTTCAGCTGAGATCATCATGTTTTTGTAAAGCTAAATTAAAGGgctgttatttttaatttggaatTTAATTCTCCATGATAACCCTTTTATGCAAATGCTGGAAGTTTTTTGATTAACTTCCATGTTTAAATGTTGAAAGAAGTTCATGTTTACATTGGATGATACTTTTCCATTGCATGTATGCTTGTTTCACTATCAAATGGCTAATGCTTTTTCTCACTTTATTTTGTAGGAGCTATATGAGTGGAATGCTCGTTATAGGCAGAAGTTCGGGTTTGTGTTTCTGATATTTGCGTCTGGAAGAAGTACCCCAGAGATACTGGCAGAGATGAAGGTAATCTTTGCACTGATGAATGCTCTTCCTTGTGGCTTCGTTTCTGCAAAATTAGACTTCACTTTTATGCATTTTGTCAGAAATCCAACTCCTAGTTAGACAACTCTTTGcagctgttttttttttaatctttgatCAGTACCTTCAATCGGCTCAAAAATTGTACCTACAAACAATAATACAATAAATATCAATAATTGAACCAAATAATCAAACCCATAATCAAATTCGAAACTCTAGAAATTGGATATATCTTCAATTGATTCTTTTAATCTGAAATGAAGCTAAATTCGACGTCTAGACACTCTTAAGGAATAATAAATCGTAGATGTTAGAAGCTGGAAATTCGAACGTATGCTCGCGCGCAGCAGCTAGACAGAGAATGGAGCTGCGGAGACAACTCAGTTCTCACTCCTCGGACTGAAATCGAACAAGGGAGCACTTAGGCTAACTTAGGCGAGCTCCGGCGGCCTGCTTTTGTCAGAGCTGTGCGGCAATGGTGGTGGAAGATGTTGGGCTAGTGAGAGATAGAGGGGATGGGACTCTGCTTCAGCTTTCTTTCtcctttttattttgttaaatggGTAGGGCTTTAGCTCTCACGCGGAGATTATCGTAAAATAACTAAATTGACACATCAGGAAAAAATATGAGTGAAACTACTATAGAATGCCTCAGATGAAACGCCATTCCCCTGTATTTTACTATTTTGTTATTGAAAATGGTGGATCCAAATGGCTGTTTTGGGATCTAAAGGCCATACTTTGGTCCATGCGTGTGAGATTCCAGAGATGAGTTAATGGATCTGTACTTGAGTCTAGGCATCATTCTATTATAGACTGCGTAAAAGGACAAGATATTGGGCTAGTTCTTAACCAATACTCTTTTTACAGAGACGCTATCAGAACAGACCAATAGTCGAATTCGAGCTTGCAGCCAAGGAACAAATGAAGATAACAGAACTGCGTCTTTCTAAGCTATTTTCAGCTAATGCAAGTGCTGCTTCCACAACCAACATCCAGTATGCTTCAGATGTCGCAAAAGTTGGAGGTTTCTTGTTTAGTTTCTGTTTGTTATTGTTCCAAAGTATTCCCATGTTTTCCAGCATATGGACTTGTAGAATTTTGAAGAAATAAAAGTTGTTTTCTATGCAAGTGTGCAAAACCAATCAAAGTGTTTAATGCAACAGGGGTCCGTAGTGGAATTTTCTGGGAATTCCCTTGTAAAACCATTCCAAGGATTTTTTTGCCAAAACTGAGAAGTGTTATGAAAtgattttcttaattttcaaGGTCATAGCTGTGAGAATCTCCTAGATACTGATCTTTTGTAGCATTATCTGACATTCTCTCTTAAACTGTAGAAGATCGAGTGAGCCGTATCGGTGGACATTTGGGTGCCGCAAAGGAAACTCCTGCTGAGAAATCTGCTGAAACGTTTACAAGGACACGCCCACCTATCACGACCCACGTTCTTGATATAGCACACGGCTCTCCAGCTGCTGGTATTGAAGTCCTTCTCGAGACGTGGGACAACAATCAATCCCGGCCATTATTTGGTCAAATGGATTCAAATCGTAATTGGAAGCTCCAAGGTTCTTCAACTACAGATAAAGATGGTAGAAGTGGTCAGTTGATGAAAATGGTTGACAACTTGAACCCTGGCATATACCAGATCAGTTTCAATACTGGGAAGTATAATCCGGCAGGCTTCTTCCCATACGTCTCTATCGTTTTTGAAGTCCGGGATTCGCAAAAGTTGGAGCATTTTCATGTCCCGCTGTTACTTTCTCCATTTTCATTCAGCACTTACCGTGGGAGCTAGCTGCCAACTATTGCGTGccaatgaaacttaaaattgaagAATCATCGCTCTCTTTTCTCCTGCAGATAATCTCATTATGCGAAGgatgtaataataatttctgTCCAGGATGAAACCGCGTGActgatatttgaaaattttcagtaATTTTTTTCTAAACAATTTATGGTTGCCAGTGTGGAGATTATATGTGCCGAGTTTTTGGCatgaaattatattaatatttgaaaatttaaaatataaataataaggtATAACATCAAATTGAAGTAATTTACTACTGTTAAATCGGGGCATGATGAAAGTATTcctagaaaacaaaatataactcaacaaaagattcatttttgacgtgttaaaaatttcataatttattatttaaatattcttttaaaaaataaaatgtaagcTCTAAGTGGTTTCCTTCGTTTGTtggttttctattttatttaatttatcgtTTTAAggattaattttgtgagacagatatccgACATGACCTAAtcaatgaaaattattattttttatgtcaaaaatattacttttcctTGTATATATGAACTGAGTTTGTTTAGGTTCACTCAAAATTttgtgaaggaaaaaaaattactttttgcGTGTGGTGGTGACTATACATGGTATTAATGTTTGATAGActttggaaaaaatattttgaaaaaaaattatgttttggtATATTAATTGTATCGGAAAACTTggtttatgtattatttttcaatagaagtcatatataaatgatttagagtaggtatcttgtgagacggtctcacgaatatttatctgtgagacggattaaccctgccgatattcacaataaaaagtaatactcttagcgtaaaaagtaatattttttcatggatgacccaaataagatatatgtctcacaaaatacgacccgtgataccgtctcacacaagtttttgccaatgaTATATCGATCGTCATAATGATATTACACTATATATGTCAAATTATTTTAGAGATGTATAAATATTCTtggatttttaaaatcaaaggtattcattaaacaaaaaaacttttgtgagaatgtctcacaagtcaattttgtgaaacgtaTCCGACGCGACCCAAcacttgaaaaaatattattttttatatcaaaattattatttttcatggtAAATATGGATCAATTAGACACGTCTCATGAATATAAATCCgtaaaatcgtctcacaaaacatctatttaaattatttttgagaaactgatgcaatatttaattaaagataatGAATGCTACAAAATATAAGAATGATATAAAAGTTATTTTAGGAGATTTGTACTGAAAAAAGACATAAAtctattattttgtttataagTTGGGAAAACACATTgtctatatttttcattttgggatgatcaaaatataatgtttttaattaaaagtgaaagagaacattaacaattaaatatttgaattccaaaacatgtttttttatatacttacgtgtatatgtatatgtataatcCAATCCTATAATTCACTCATATTACCAACATATGAGATTTTCGTTATCACATTAATCTTCATTCATAAATATGAAGCTGTTAGATATGTTACCtaccatttaaaatttaaaacagaTTTCCACAATTTAAAAAATGCATAATATTGGACTAGAATGAAAAGCCACATCCTTATCATTTCAAGTAAAGTTTATAGTAATAAAATTGTACTCCCTCTATTTTAAATATACATAATTAATTGTTTGTTGAGTAGTTagttctcttgtgagatgggtcaacccgatcatctttaaagagaaaataatatttttggcataaaaaataatattttttcatgagttgatTTGGGTAAGagatttgtttcacaaaattgactcatgaaaCAGTTTCATGAGTTTTGTACGTTTGTTTTATCGCACAAATTAAGAAAatcattgaaaaaaaaagtttataaaCAAAATTCCTATTTTATTCtgattaattcactaaaaaaacGTGTTCTAAAACTTAGTTAATAGAGAGATGTCCcagtaaaaaaaacaaaaaaaaatgttattagaTGTAGAGACTCAACTTTATACTCTTTATGCCTCAAATGATATA
This window of the Primulina huaijiensis isolate GDHJ02 chromosome 3, ASM1229523v2, whole genome shotgun sequence genome carries:
- the LOC140972815 gene encoding uric acid degradation bifunctional protein TTL-like isoform X2, which produces MESLIVLGEKEWLACCGSVKFAKEMASAGPFSSYQEAIGAASDTWFNKVDVNGWLEAFSAHPQIGESPSKAHKSPTSAQWSKGEQSTALATATDTTLQELYEWNARYRQKFGFVFLIFASGRSTPEILAEMKRRYQNRPIVEFELAAKEQMKITELRLSKLFSANASAASTTNIQYASDVAKVGDRVSRIGGHLGAAKETPAEKSAETFTRTRPPITTHVLDIAHGSPAAGIEVLLETWDNNQSRPLFGQMDSNRNWKLQGSSTTDKDGRSGQLMKMVDNLNPGIYQISFNTGKYNPAGFFPYVSIVFEVRDSQKLEHFHVPLLLSPFSFSTYRGS
- the LOC140972815 gene encoding uric acid degradation bifunctional protein TTL-like isoform X1, giving the protein MESLIVLGEKEWLACCGSVKFAKEMASAGPFSSYQEAIGAASDTWFNKVDVNGWLEAFSAHPQIGESPSKAHKSPTSAQWSKGEQSTALATATDTTLQELYEWNARYRQKFGFVFLIFASGRSTPEILAEMKRRYQNRPIVEFELAAKEQMKITELRLSKLFSANASAASTTNIQYASDVAKVGEDRVSRIGGHLGAAKETPAEKSAETFTRTRPPITTHVLDIAHGSPAAGIEVLLETWDNNQSRPLFGQMDSNRNWKLQGSSTTDKDGRSGQLMKMVDNLNPGIYQISFNTGKYNPAGFFPYVSIVFEVRDSQKLEHFHVPLLLSPFSFSTYRGS